Below is a genomic region from Leptolyngbyaceae cyanobacterium.
AGAAGAACGCAAAAGGAAGCTGGAAAATGTTTCGCTTGTTCATACGCTCACAGACCATTCAAATACTGTTCGTTCGGTTGCTATTAGTCCAGATGGGCAAACGCTGGTTAGTGGCAGCGATGATAAGTTGATCAAGCTGTGGCAATTGAGTACAGGCAAGCTAATTAGTACTTTAAATGGGCATTATAATCAAGTTTATTCTGTTGCTATCAGTCCCAACGGGCACATACTGGCTAGTGGCAGTTGGGATGACACTATTAAGCTGTGGCAGATAAATGCTGGGATCAATAATGGCAAAGAAATACGAACCATTCAAGGACATTCTAATGACATTCGTTCAGTTGTTATTAGTCCAGATGGAGAATTTATTGCTAGCGCCAGCGATGACAAAACTATCAAGATTTGGCGACTAAGTACAGGCCAAGAAATACATACTCTTAGGAGTCATACTGGGTATGTTCATTCCCTTGTTATTAGCCCAAATGGTCAAAATCTTGTTAGTGGCAGTGGAGATAATACTATCAAAATTTGGAATTTAAGTACAGTAAAAGAATTACGCACTCTTCAGGGGCATTCTAAATGTGTTTATTGTGTCGCTATTAGCCCAGATGGGGAAATATTAGCCAGTGGTAGCGAGGACAACACTATCAAGATTTGGCAGTTGAGTACAGGTAAAGAACTACGTACTATTACAGGACATTCTGGTCAAGTTTATTCTCTTGCTATCAGCCCAGATGGACAGACTTTAGTTAGTGGTAGTGCTGACGATACTATTAAGATTTGGCAGTTAAGTACAGGTCAGGAACTAAAAACTATTAGGGGACATTCTGGTTACGTTATTTCCCTAGCCATTAGTCCAGATGGACAAACATTAGTTAGTGGCAGTTATGACAACACAATCAAAATTTGGCGAGTGCAGTAGCATAATTGGAAGGTGTGACATCCCGCGACATCAGAAAACCGATCGCACTTCTTTTAAATTCACTTATCTTGCCCAATTTACAACATAATAAGATTTTGCGATCGCATATTTTGCAGATGCGATCGCGCATTATTTGATACTATTTAACCTATAGAAAAGGCATAATCAACTAACGAAGTAATTATCGCAAATCATGGCAGGAAATCCGTTAATTTACACAAGTAGTCGTGGTACGGGTACAAGCTTGATACGCAATGCCATTCTAGATGGTACAACCTTTCAATTTAACACCGGACACGGCTTTTACCGCTGCCACATTGATGTAAATGGAATTGTAACCGACCTACGCACCACAAATCTAATCCCTGATGATATTGAAACCGAAATTAGTAACGATGTGCTAACATTTTTAGCTAGTGGTGGCTCATTACCACAACCCGCACCAGGTTTTACAGGGCCATTACAGCGAACTGTAATAGTTAATAACTACCAAATAGCCTACCGTGCCGTGCAGATTAATTCTACCACAATTTTTATTAGCACTTACTTTTTGATACCTTAAAAAAACAGTTAAATAAAGGAATTAAATTATGAGTTTACTTATAGAAACAATGGTTGAAATGTTGACCGAAGAAGATGATTTTAAACGCACTGAAGCAGAACATCGTTTCATAGAAGTTTTAACTTTTAGTAGCTTCGATGAAATTGTTGCAATGTTGGATAAAGTTCTGGCCGAAAATTGGATTGGATTGCCAGTTTGGGCAAGAAATATGGCATTTCGTTTTGCTTGTTTACTCGCTCCTAAAAATGCTGAAATTCGTCGTCGCGCTGCTGCGGATTTAAGGTGTTTTGGCCCCGACTGGGATGCAGAAGCAGAGCGCTTAGAGCAAGAAGCTGATAGCTTAGAGACAATTAGTTTATCCAAAAGGTAGTCAAGTGGATTTTTAATTATTGGCGATCGCTATTTAGTGGAAAGAGTTTACTTATCCTTAATTATTGGCATATTTAATTTTACACTCGATAATTAAAAGGTGGTATTTCTTCCTCCCAATCTCAAATCAAAGTATCAGGATCTACACCTAGCGATCGCAATCTTTCCTCCAGCATTCTAGCCCGTCTTTCTGCTTCTAAACGCAGTTGTTGTTCTTGCTGGGCGCGTTGTCTTTCTTCCCTCACGAGTTCTTCCGGTGTCAAGAATCTTTGTCCTTGTTCGTTATACCAATATAGCCATTCTCTTGTTATTCCTTGATAAGTTCCCTCTTCCCTGCCAATTCCTAAACCTATCTCTGGCATCCAAATTAGATTTCCTGGTAAATATTCGTAAGCACGATTAGCTAAACGATATACTTCTAAACGTGGTTTTTTGCGGCGGCGTGGGTTATAAACTGCATAGTACAAAACTCCTAATTCAGCATACTTTTCCTTTTTAGTGGTAAATTCTCCTCGGTAAGTTCCAGACATAACTTCAAGTGCAAAGATCGGAACTTGCTTTTCTTCCCAGATTGCGTAACTCGATCGCAATTCTTCCTCATCAAAAATTCGCTCAACACCCAAACTCAAAAATCCGTCTGGTACGATCGCAGATTCTTCAGGATCGTAGTAGATACCCATATCAACCCCGAAAAACCAATCCATCCGGTTTTCCCAAATGATTGCCAAAATAGATTTCAGCAAACTGGGGATTAAATCTTGCAGTTCGTTATCCACAGGAGTATCATCAGAGTCAGGTAAATCTTCAGAAGAAGGCCAGCGTAGTTTCGGGTCGTAATTAAACATAACGATTTTTACCCAAGCTATTCAAATTTTATAATAAAGCGGTCTTTAGACCTTGTAAGGAATACAGAAACCCGGTTTCTTGAAGAAACCGGGTTTCTAGCCGTACTTCAAGCAATTGAAATCAAATAAAAAAGCCATCGATTAAACGATGGCATCATAACTATTTTGAAAACAAAAAAAGGAAAAACTTTCCCTTTTCTTTCAAACTATTCGTACAACCAAGGAGTGATAGTTGGTTGCCAATTTACTAACTCTTCATCCTTAAACCAAAGGCTAATTTCCTTCTGTGCAGTTTCCGGGGCGTCGGAACCGTGGATTAAGTTACGACCTACGCTAACGCCAAAGTCACCGCGAATCGTACCCGGTTCGGCGTTTAGGGGGTTGGTAGCACCAATAATTTTGCGTGCGGAAGCGATTACGCCATCTCCTTCCCATA
It encodes:
- a CDS encoding Uma2 family endonuclease, with product MFNYDPKLRWPSSEDLPDSDDTPVDNELQDLIPSLLKSILAIIWENRMDWFFGVDMGIYYDPEESAIVPDGFLSLGVERIFDEEELRSSYAIWEEKQVPIFALEVMSGTYRGEFTTKKEKYAELGVLYYAVYNPRRRKKPRLEVYRLANRAYEYLPGNLIWMPEIGLGIGREEGTYQGITREWLYWYNEQGQRFLTPEELVREERQRAQQEQQLRLEAERRARMLEERLRSLGVDPDTLI